The following proteins come from a genomic window of Lolium rigidum isolate FL_2022 chromosome 5, APGP_CSIRO_Lrig_0.1, whole genome shotgun sequence:
- the LOC124654966 gene encoding uncharacterized protein LOC124654966: MASVEELDYESVEELDYEFDVEDLEPHFYGKSSVEKLEDKFEVEGFKPFGYHEATWVGRAKEEMERQRRNKEDKEQKEAENERRAKAHKEVRDSIIEYDPKVGHKVFTRFFLRDFSVFDINEKSPIPAMRYTDSRHEDEFRLEDSANILSVSIVSSDVGFPVNVYGSVIARDSIDYKCIYLLHRHRDDCQPIKLQDEMLVLNGPGRGLVLVDFIYLEIDLKIKEDGVHPDRQFSKGLISIDGRVLSRENDLVVASDTLDSWLSSVEVRFATVLNSVEGTFQIQLLEGHYYGTITVGISGIEHRIVIHDSEADGVVTCDESGAITLRRRVMTLCLLSRKLVFHIDNKAGGVLGEQTIDFTPSRTGADQGETWCGDGKFQVRVDWSLMDYMQ, encoded by the exons ATGGCGTCTGTAGAGGAGTTGGATTACGAGTCTGTAGAGGAGTTGGATTacgagtttgatgtggaggatcTTGAGCCTCATTTTTACGGCAAGTCGTCTGTAGAGAAGTTGGAGGACAAGTTTGAGGTGGAGGGCTTCAAACCCTTTGGTTACCACGAGGCTACATGGGTGGGCAGGGCCAAGGAGGAGATGGAGAGGCAACGCCGAAATAAAGAGGACAAGGAGCAAAAGGAAGCAGAGAATGAGCGGAGAGCCAAGGCGCACAAAGAAGTCAGGGATTCAATCATAGAGTATGATCCCAAGGTGGGGCACAAAGTCTTCACTCGCTTTTTCCTCAGAGATTTctccgtcttcgacatcaacgaAAAGT CGCCCATCCCGGCAATGCGATACACCGATAGTAGGCACGAAGATGAGTTTCGGCTAGAAGACTCTGCAAACATTCTCTCTGTCAGCATAGTCTCATCAGATGTAGGCTTCCCAGTAAATGTCTATGGCAGTGTCATTGCCAGAGATAGCATCGACTACAAGTGCATTTATCTCTTACACCGCCATAGAGATGATTGCCAGCCCATCAAGCTACAG GATGAAATGTTGGTGTTAAATGGCCCAGGACGAGGTTTAGTGTTGGTTGAttttatctatctagaaatagaTCTTAAGATCAAGGAAGATGGCGTGCATCCAGACAGGCAATTTAGCAAGGGTCTAATCAGCATTGATGGGCGAGTACTGTCTAGGGAGAACGATTTGGTGGTTGCAAGTGACACCCTTGATAGCTGGCTCAGCAGTGTGGAGGTGAGATTTGCAACTGTTCTAAACTCAGTCGAGGGCACCTTTCAAATCCAGCTTCTTGAGGGGCATTACTATGGAACCATTACTGTTGGCATCTCAGGCATCGAACACAGGATTGTGATTCATGATAGCGAGGCGGATGGTGTGGTGACATGTGATGAAAGTGGAGCTATCACACTCCGTCGTCGTGTCATGACTCTCTGTCTATTAAGCAGAAAGTTGGTGTTTCACATTGATAATAAGGCTGGTGGTGTTCTGGGAGAACAAACCATTGATTTCACTCCATCCCGCACTGGTGCAGATCAAGGGGAAACTTGGTGTGGTGATGGGAAGTTCCAGGTGAGGGTTGATTGGTCCTTGATGGACTACATGCAGTAA